The following coding sequences lie in one Aricia agestis chromosome 10, ilAriAges1.1, whole genome shotgun sequence genomic window:
- the LOC121731293 gene encoding protein lin-28 homolog: MSGREGGNAVPSSSAGTGGKNGVTDVTRRGRCKWFNVAKGWGFITPDDGGQDVFVHQSVIQMPGFRSLGDDEVVEFECKESDKGLEATRVSGPSAVDCQGSHRRPLSKKRFRKIRCYNCGEFANHIAAKCSIGPQPKRCHNCKSEDHLIADCPIKVEKKKDDSQSKNSDSTEGSPQGSPQ; encoded by the exons atgaGCGGGAGAGAAGGCGGAAATGCAGTTCCGTCTTCGA gtgCAGGTACGGGTGGCAAGAACGGCGTGACGGACGTGACGCGGCGCGGCCGCTGCAAGTGGTTCAACGTCGCCAAGGGCTGGGGCTTCATCACACCGGATGATGGCGGACAAGATGTCTTCGTGCATCAG aGCGTCATCCAGATGCCGGGCTTCAGGTCGCTGGGGGACGACGAGGTGGTGGAGTTCGAGTGCAAGGAGTCAGACAAGGGGCTGGAGGCCACGCGCGTGTCCGGGCCCTCCGCAGTGGACTGCCAGGGCTCCCACCGCCGCCCGCTCTCCAAAAAGCGGTTTAGAAAGATACG CTGCTACAACTGCGGGGAGTTCGCCAACCACATAGCGGCCAAGTGCAGCATAGGCCCGCAACCAAAGAGATGTCACAACTGCAAGAGCGAGGACCATCTGATTGCAGATTGCCCGATAAAG GTCGAAAAGAAGAAAGATGATTCGCAGTCGAAGAATTCTGATAGCACCGAGGGCAGCCCGCAGGGGAGTCCACAGTAA